From Brassica oleracea var. oleracea cultivar TO1000 chromosome C3, BOL, whole genome shotgun sequence, a single genomic window includes:
- the LOC106331161 gene encoding U-box domain-containing protein 56-like, with the protein MVGNILAIRDRSCIYIYIYIIILLIVICLIVLFWKRENSSLLRKKSMAEALIDDPVYVAVSTDVSESRLTLTWALRHLQPKKLYLLHVHQPISINPTSSGLEQSEIDAIQESELTSSYEILLKYRDICVVEGILEQDVDISYSLANNVGEGIVELIYENNIKKLIMGAAADSHNSEDMVNITSRKFDYVTKHAPHCCKIWLVGNGNLIHTREGRFDRRGSPHPSSESLTSLQGLDSALVPYEEAVRGEHDNVSHSLSSPEDQSARGFETMYYEEQRRGLEIEERRIKAEEDLRAEIENMKGIQKELEEQLYIDCPRQFEMFQKERDEAMKTTVELLRLLNLDNSESASHSPSSSFQRSVSNEPPPYFLCPITQEVMREPSVAADGHTYEAEALREWLDNGHDTSPMTNLKLAHRNLVPNHPLRSAIHEWLQGHS; encoded by the exons ATGGTCGGAAACATCTTGGCAATTAGGGACCGATCATGTATATATATATATATATATATTATAATACTTCTAATAGTTATATGTCTTATCGTCTTGTTTTGGAAAAGAGAGAATTCGTCTCTGCTTAGAAAAAAATCCATGGCAGAGGCTTTGATTGACGATCCAGTTTATGTTGCAGTAAGCACAGATGTTTCTGAAAGCAGACTGACTCTCACATGGGCATTGAGGCATCTCCAGCCCAAAAAGCTTTACCTTCTTCATGTTCATCAACCCATTTCCATCAACCCTACTT CAAGTGGGCTAGAACAAAGCGAGATCGATGCTATTCAGGAGTCCGAACTGACGAGTTCGTATGAGATCCTTCTCAAGTACCGTGATATCTGCGTAGTTGAAGGA ATTCTCGAACAAGATGTGGATATATCATATAGTTTGGCAAATAATGTTGGGGAAGGGATTGTGGAACTTATCTATGAAAACAATATCAAGAAGCTTATTATGGGAGCAGCTGCTGATTCCCACAACTCCGA GGACATGGTTAACATCACATCTAGAAAATTCGATTATGTGACTAAACATGCGCCTCATTGCTGTAAAATTTGGCTTGTGGGTAATGGAAATCTCATCCATACGAG GGAGGGACGGTTTGATCGTAGGGGTTCACCGCACCCCTCCTCTGAATCTTTAACTAGCCTCCAGGGCCTTGATTCTGCTTTAGTACCATATGAGGAAGCAGTGAGAGGTGAACATGACAATGTGTCGCATTCCCTATCTTCACCTGAAGACCAATCA GCTAGAGGGTTTGAGACAATGTACTATGAAGAGCAGAGACGGGGATTAGAAATTGAGGAACGCAGGATAAAAGCAGAGGAGGACCTGAGAGCAGAAATCGAAAACATGAAGGGGATCCAAAAGGAACTCGAAGAACAGCTTTATATTGATTGCCCCCGTCAGTTTGAAATGTTCCAGAAAGAGCGAGATGAAGCTATGAAAACAACTGTAGAGCTTTTGAGACTTCTAAACCTGGACAACAGTGAGTCAGCATCACATTCACCATCATCCTCGTTTCAGCGGTCGGTTTCCAACGAGCCTCCCCCATATTTTCTCTGTCCCATTACACAG GAAGTAATGCGAGAGCCTAGTGTTGCAGCCGATGGGCACACCTATGAAGCTGAAGCCTTAAGAGAATGGCTCGACAATGGTCACGATACCTCACCAATGACGAACCTTAAGCTCGCCCATCGTAACCTTGTCCCTAACCACCCCCTTCGTTCTGCCATTCATGAGTGGCTTCAAGGACACTCTTAA
- the LOC106336321 gene encoding WD repeat-containing protein VIP3-like produces the protein MKLAGLKSIENAHEDSVWAATWVPATEDRPSLLLTGSLDETVKLWRADELDLVRTNTGHSLGVAAVAAHPSGIIAASSSLDSFVRVFDVDTNATIAVLEECLETIWNL, from the exons ATGAAACTCGCAGGTCTGAAATCGATCGAGAACGCACACGAAGACTCAGTCTGGGCGGCGACTTGGGTTCCGGCGACGGAAGACCGTCCGTCGTTGCTTCTGACGGGATCTCTCGACGAGACGGTGAAGCTATGGCGAGCGGACGAGCTGGATCTTGTGCGGACCAATACGGGACACTCCTTGGGAGTAGCAGCTGTGGCGGCGCATCCTTCGGGGATAATCGCAGCGTCTTCTTCGCTCGATAGCTTCGTCCGTGTCTTTGATGTTGACACTAATGCTACTATTGCTGTTCTGGAAG AATGCTTAGAAACTATTTGGAATTTGTAG